In one window of Armatimonadota bacterium DNA:
- a CDS encoding sulfatase has protein sequence MNCIYVVLDTMRPDHIGAYGNEWIHTPNLDAFAQDAALFTAAYPESLPTLPFRRGLYTGARVFPFADHRAYKGDFVGAPGWGPMREERHTISEILNATGYRTGLISDVYHQFKPSKNYARGFDQWTWIRGQESDKYRSGPPPAPELIEKHLPEGESDRPLEQRRGYRLMRQYLMNVAERRCEEDFFAPQVFRAASAWLEQNRDAERLFLTVESFDPHEPWDPPDYYRRLYDSSGDEVRNVALSPYGPSHPLTEAELKRLRANYAGEVTMVDRWFGCLLDTIERLGLTENTIIVVVSDHGHCLGERGLVSKQGHPMSREIADLVLLIRGPGIKARRSDALVMSHDIPVTMLRLLGLEPADTMSGLDFSALLRGDENSHRDHTTTAWGPFVMVREGKYWYNAFLGREAERLYDFEADPGLTRNVAGEHDDVCQSMADLAVADAGEPIPEWLLGMRNQPGCTPLEPELAVE, from the coding sequence GTGAACTGCATCTACGTCGTACTTGATACCATGAGGCCGGATCACATCGGGGCGTACGGCAATGAGTGGATTCACACGCCGAACCTCGACGCGTTCGCGCAGGACGCCGCGCTGTTCACTGCGGCATATCCCGAATCGCTACCCACGCTGCCGTTTCGCCGCGGGTTGTACACCGGCGCGCGCGTGTTTCCGTTCGCCGATCATCGGGCGTACAAGGGCGATTTCGTGGGCGCGCCGGGGTGGGGGCCGATGCGCGAGGAGCGGCACACGATTTCCGAGATACTCAACGCCACGGGTTATCGCACCGGTCTCATCAGCGATGTCTATCATCAGTTCAAGCCGTCGAAGAACTACGCGCGCGGCTTCGATCAGTGGACATGGATTCGCGGGCAGGAGAGCGACAAGTACCGCTCCGGCCCGCCGCCGGCGCCGGAGCTGATCGAGAAGCACTTGCCCGAGGGGGAGTCGGATCGCCCGCTGGAGCAGCGCCGCGGCTACCGGTTGATGCGGCAGTATTTGATGAACGTCGCGGAGCGGCGATGCGAGGAGGACTTCTTCGCGCCGCAGGTGTTCCGCGCGGCGTCGGCGTGGCTGGAGCAGAACCGGGATGCGGAGCGCCTGTTCCTGACGGTGGAGTCGTTCGACCCGCACGAACCGTGGGATCCGCCGGATTACTATCGCCGGCTCTACGATTCGAGCGGCGACGAGGTGCGCAACGTCGCCCTCTCGCCCTATGGGCCGTCGCATCCCCTGACCGAGGCGGAGCTGAAGCGCCTGCGCGCGAACTACGCGGGCGAGGTGACGATGGTGGACCGCTGGTTCGGGTGTCTGCTCGACACCATCGAGCGCCTGGGGCTGACGGAGAACACGATCATCGTCGTCGTGTCCGACCACGGGCACTGCCTGGGCGAGCGCGGGCTCGTGTCGAAGCAGGGGCACCCGATGTCGCGAGAGATCGCGGACCTCGTACTCCTGATTCGGGGGCCGGGGATCAAGGCGCGGCGCAGCGATGCGCTGGTGATGTCGCACGACATTCCGGTAACGATGCTGCGCCTGCTCGGGCTGGAGCCGGCGGACACGATGTCGGGGCTGGATTTCTCGGCGCTGCTGCGCGGTGATGAGAACTCGCATCGCGATCATACAACCACGGCGTGGGGGCCGTTCGTCATGGTGCGCGAGGGGAAGTACTGGTACAACGCGTTTCTCGGGCGCGAGGCGGAGCGGCTGTATGACTTCGAGGCCGACCCGGGCCTGACGCGCAATGTCGCCGGGGAACACGACGACGTGTGCCAGAGCATGGCGGACCTGGCGGTCGCGGATGCCGGCGAGCCGATACCGGAGTGGCTGCTGGGGATGCGCAATCAGCCCGGCTGCACGCCGCTGGAGCCGGAACTGGCGGTGGAGTGA
- a CDS encoding extracellular solute-binding protein: protein MARIITFEHFIGDGREAGMERLVANFNLQNPDVTVDARTLTESISDDATERLGLLPPYLGNSLPDVVMAYGEFVATLADQDRIRPLDEFIAGPDGIDTSIFADGVLDTVRYRDHIWALPIEGNPYALFCNLALFERAGVPALPKTWGDVFQAAVMLTADTDGDGQTDRYGYTQCSFQVPLLMWQAGAELVSEDLTRVTFDSEEGAQALKYHADLRTYSPPHVDFERGDVGMKLSIIENYFSGRYEHL from the coding sequence ATGGCGAGGATCATCACGTTCGAGCACTTCATTGGTGACGGGCGCGAGGCGGGAATGGAACGTCTCGTCGCCAACTTCAACCTGCAGAATCCCGATGTCACAGTTGACGCGCGCACGCTGACCGAGAGCATCAGCGACGACGCGACGGAGCGGCTCGGCCTGCTCCCGCCGTACCTGGGCAACAGCTTGCCCGATGTGGTGATGGCCTACGGCGAATTCGTCGCCACCCTGGCCGATCAGGACCGCATTCGTCCGCTCGATGAGTTCATCGCGGGCCCCGACGGCATAGACACCTCGATCTTCGCTGACGGTGTGTTGGACACGGTGCGCTATCGAGACCACATCTGGGCGCTGCCCATCGAGGGCAATCCGTACGCGCTGTTCTGTAACCTGGCGCTGTTCGAGCGCGCCGGTGTGCCCGCGCTGCCGAAGACGTGGGGGGATGTGTTCCAGGCAGCGGTGATGCTGACGGCGGACACGGACGGCGACGGGCAGACCGATCGCTACGGTTACACGCAGTGTTCGTTCCAGGTGCCGCTGCTGATGTGGCAGGCCGGCGCGGAGCTGGTGAGCGAGGATTTGACGCGCGTGACCTTTGACAGCGAGGAAGGTGCGCAGGCATTGAAGTACCACGCCGACCTGCGCACATACAGCCCGCCCCACGTGGACTTCGAGCGCGGCGACGTGGGCATGAAGCTGAGCATCATCGAGAACTACTTCTCCGGCCGCTACGAGCACCT
- a CDS encoding electron transport complex subunit RsxC encodes MALTTGKGRFAGGAHPPERKHFTAEAPIEVLPMPAEVRIPLLQHLGAPCQAIVDPKAEVSLGDKIGEAAAFVSAPVHASVSGIVGRLSVATLPNGRHVAVVPIKAADEQPLSGDALLEDLFGGEWPTDGFEHYEPGQIADAAREAGLVGLGGAAFPTHVKLRRNDEKPIQT; translated from the coding sequence ATGGCTCTCACCACGGGGAAAGGTCGCTTCGCGGGCGGCGCTCATCCGCCTGAGCGCAAGCACTTCACGGCGGAGGCGCCGATCGAGGTCCTGCCGATGCCGGCTGAGGTGCGCATTCCGCTGCTCCAACATCTGGGCGCGCCGTGCCAGGCGATCGTGGACCCGAAGGCCGAGGTCTCGCTGGGTGACAAGATCGGCGAGGCGGCGGCATTCGTGTCGGCACCGGTGCATGCCAGCGTGAGCGGCATCGTCGGGCGTCTTTCGGTCGCGACGCTCCCCAACGGCCGCCACGTCGCCGTCGTGCCCATCAAGGCGGCCGACGAGCAGCCCCTTTCCGGCGATGCGCTGCTCGAGGATCTGTTCGGCGGCGAATGGCCGACGGATGGTTTCGAGCACTACGAGCCGGGGCAAATCGCCGATGCCGCGCGCGAGGCCGGACTGGTCGGGCTCGGCGGCGCCGCATTCCCCACTCACGTGAAACTGCGGCGGAATGACGAGAAGCCGATTCAGACGC